The Rouxiella sp. WC2420 region CCCATTCGGATCAGCAATAATTGAAATAGAAAAACCATATAGAGGAATATACGTTTTATGGATTTTAAGGGCTTGGATCTCAATCTGCTGGTCGCTTTTGATGCGCTGATGGAAGAACGAAACGTCACCCGCGCAGCCATAAAAGCGGCGGTCAGCCAACCCGCAATGAGCGCTGCACTTTCAAGGCTGCGCACGCATTTTGCCGACCCGCTGTTTATTCGCAGCGCCTCGGGGCTCCAGCCCACTGTCCGGGCGAAAGAGATTGGCCAGCACGTTTCACGCGCGTTGAGCGAACTCAGTAACCTGTTGGCCAACGGCGAAGCATTCTTTCCACAACATAGCAGCCTCTCCTTCACACTGGGAATGCCCGAGTACGCATTGATGGTGCTATTGCCCAGTATAATGAAGGCTGTCAATCTGCAGGCACCGGGCGTGACAATTCATGTACGCACATTTATCGACCGCGATGAGTCGGTGGCTATGCTTGATAGCGGCAAAATTGACCTGGTGATCGGCATTGCACCCACACAAACTGAAAGCAGAATATTTTCTCGGCCGTTATTCAGTGATGAATTTGTCACTCTGGTTCGCAGAGACAGCGAGGCGGTTCGAA contains the following coding sequences:
- a CDS encoding LysR family transcriptional regulator; the encoded protein is MDFKGLDLNLLVAFDALMEERNVTRAAIKAAVSQPAMSAALSRLRTHFADPLFIRSASGLQPTVRAKEIGQHVSRALSELSNLLANGEAFFPQHSSLSFTLGMPEYALMVLLPSIMKAVNLQAPGVTIHVRTFIDRDESVAMLDSGKIDLVIGIAPTQTESRIFSRPLFSDEFVTLVRRDSEAVRNGMTLETYLAMRHVLVSPEGHHFGLVDERLKELGLSRELRLTLPTMFAVTEIVKHTDFVATVLKRSVLLNYLDEDILMLQPPLSLPEIQFHLFWHRRSNESHAQQWLRKLICAQCNESS